The genomic stretch ATCTCCTCGGCGCAGCGCATTGGCTGGGAGGTGCGCATTGCCCACACCAATGGACAGGCTGCCGACCGCCTGGACATTGCTAATGATCAAGGCATTGAAGACGAGTACATGGCCCGCACGTTTGCCGTCACCACCAACAAGCCGACCAGCGAGGAAGCGCTGGCCGATCCTGGCGTGCAGCAATGCCTTGCCGTATTCGAAGAGCGATCCAGCGACGAGCCCCTCGATCTCACCGACGACGACATAGTCAACGGTGTGGTCAACCACTGCCGTGCCTTCGCCCTCACTGTGAAGATCCTGGAGGCGGCCGGAGGGAACATAACCCCCGAGACGTTCAGGGCCGCGGCCGAGGGGCTTGGCACGTTCGATCTTCCCGCCATGATCGGGGCCAGCCTCTCGCCTGACAAGCACTCGGCCGGCTCATTGGTGCGCCGCTACGAGTATTTCCCCGAAGTCAGAACCTATTTGCCGGTCGGCGAGCCGATTCCGACCGATCCCGTCGAATGAAGGAGTTCCCGCTATGACAACAATCACCGTCCTTGGAGATGAGGTGGCCACCACTGCTGGAGAGTGGGCGGATGGGCGCCCGCTGGTCGAGCCGGATGCCCTCTCCGCCGCGGTCGGCTGGACGCTGAAGCCAGAGGGACTCTGCCGCGGCGATCAGTGCGTGCTGGTGGGAGACGGCTCGGCTATCAGAGTCGGTGACAAGCTCGATCTGGCCGCGGTGGCCAATGCGGTGGACCAGCCCACCGTGGTTGATCCCGACGCCAGCGTCGTGGTCCTGGGCCAGCCCAACGCCACCCGCCGGGCAGCCCTTCGAGACCGCCAAGCGCCCGACTTCACTCTCGCCGACCTCGACGGCATCGAGCGTAGCCTGTCGGATTACGCGGGCAAGAAGCGGCTCCTAGTGGCTTTTTCTAGTTGGTGAGGATGCGCCTTCGACCTGCCCGGGTGGCAGGAACTGCATGACGAATTGGCCGATGACGGCTTCATGGTGATCGCGGTGGCCATTGACGAGGCCATAGACGAGGTGCGGGTACTGGCCGAGAACATCACCTATCCGGTGCTGATGGACCCCGATCACCTCCTCACCGAGATGTATGCCATCAGCAACGTGCCAGCGGTGGTCTGGATCGACGAGCAGGGTCGAATCGCACGTCCCAATGCCAGCGAATTCGGCAGCGATATGTTCAGCGAATTCACCGGCCGCACTTGCGAGGGCCATTTCAACCAGATCCGGGCCTGGGTTCATCAAGGTGTGGTTCCCGATGATGCCAGCAGCGAGATCGCCGACCTCGACGCCGATGAGATCGCGGCTCGCCTGCACTTCCGCCTGGCCGCTCACCTTCGTCGCGCTGGAGATGAGGAAGGCGCAGCCCGCCACTTTGATGCCGCGGCCGAACTGGCGCCGCTGGACTTCACGGTTGTCCGCGCCGCGATGCCGCTTCGGGGCGAGAGCCCCTTCGGTGAGGAGTTCTTCAAGCTCCTCGATGAGTATCAGGCCGCCGGCAGCCCGTTCCACGGCATCACGCCCGCTCCCTAAAACCCTGTGATTGTCCATCCCAGCCTTCTGCCTGATGAGCCGCTGAGCTCGCAGCCGGTCACCGGGTTCGTGTTGGAGCGGGCCGGGAAGCTCGCCGATAAGGAGGCATTGGTCGACGGGCCGGGGGAATGGTCGCTCACCTACGGCCAGCTCGAGCAGTCGGTGTATTCCCTGGCGGGCGGATTGGCGGCTGGCGGCTTCGCCCGAGGCGATGTCGCCGCGCTCATCGCGCCGAACTCCCCGTGGTATCCAGTGGTGTTCCACGCGGTGGCGGTGGCGGGGGGCGCGGTCACCACGGTCAATCCCACCTACGGAGCGGATGAGATCGCCTACCAGCTCACCGACTCCCAGGCGACGCTGGTGTTTGCCGCCGACATGTTTGCCACCCAGACCCGGGAGGCCATGGATCAAGCCGGTATTGCGGGCGATGTGGTGGTAATCGACTCCGACAATCCTTCGCAGGGCATCCCCATGCTGTCAATGCTGGGAGATCCGATCTCCCAGGTGGAGGTCGATCCCCACAACGACGTGGTGGTGCTGCCCTACTCGTCGGGCACCACCGGTCTGCCCAAAGGGGTGATGCTCACCCACGC from bacterium encodes the following:
- a CDS encoding TlpA disulfide reductase family protein is translated as MTTITVLGDEVATTAGEWADGRPLVEPDALSAAVGWTLKPEGLCRGDQCVLVGDGSAIRVGDKLDLAAVANAVDQPTVVDPDASVVVLGQPNATRRAALRDRQAPDFTLADLDGIERSLSDYAGKKRLLVAFSSWUGCAFDLPGWQELHDELADDGFMVIAVAIDEAIDEVRVLAENITYPVLMDPDHLLTEMYAISNVPAVVWIDEQGRIARPNASEFGSDMFSEFTGRTCEGHFNQIRAWVHQGVVPDDASSEIADLDADEIAARLHFRLAAHLRRAGDEEGAARHFDAAAELAPLDFTVVRAAMPLRGESPFGEEFFKLLDEYQAAGSPFHGITPAP